A single genomic interval of Juglans regia cultivar Chandler chromosome 1, Walnut 2.0, whole genome shotgun sequence harbors:
- the LOC118348588 gene encoding uncharacterized protein LOC118348588, with protein MNCLSWNCQGLGNPRIVNNLQLMVQNKSPKFVFLMETKCNRFKLETVKRQLKFDNSFVVDSIGARGGLAFLWKEEAEAEVVSYTQHHISLIVKEMRAGGYWILTDFYGNPITSKRHESWKLLQALTPTRSTSWVCIGDFNEILRYDEKWGGPLRPYNQMEAFREAVCRCGLNDMGFNGGKFTWSNGRYGKAFTKERLDRAFCNNAWANLFVNSKVYTLPTLNSDHSPLWIVMDLMHPSLIRSQRPCRFEAWWTLKASCFKAVEEAWDIPRVAPSKILQIVEGLKYYKQKLSQWSNQQRVDHKREVKEQLKLISTLQDRNTGHLNEEIKQVQKRVDSLLEAKNLKWKQRARKSG; from the coding sequence ATGAATTGTCTAAGCTGGAACTGccaagggcttgggaaccctcggataGTGAATAACTTGCAACTCATGGTGCAAAATAAGTCCCcaaaatttgttttcttaatggaaacaaaatgtAATAGATTTAAGTTGGAAACAGTCAAAAGACAGCTAAAGTTTGACAACAGTTTTGTGGTGGACTCAATAGGTGCAAGGGGAGGACTGGCCTTCCTTTGGAAAGAAGAAGCAGAAGCTGAAGTAGTGTCCTATACACAACATCATATCTCTTTGATAGTAAAGGAAATGAGAGCTGGTGGTTACTGGATTCTTACAGACTTTTATGGGAACCCAATTACCTCCAAGAGACATGAAAGTTGGAAACTTTTACAAGCACTTACACCTACAAGATCAACTAGCTGGGTATGTATtggggactttaatgaaattttgaggTATGATGAAAAGTGGGGAGGCCCTTTAAGACCTTATAATCAAATGGAGGCTTTTAGAGAGGCAGTGTGCAGGTGTGGACTTAATGATATGGGCTTTAATGGAGGGAAATTCACTTGGTCAAATGGGAGATATGGGAAGGCATTCACAAAAGAAAGACTGGATAGAGCCTTCTGCAATAATGCCTGGGCAAACTTATTTGTTAATTCGAAAGTCTATACTCTGCCAACCCTCAATTCTGACCACAGTCCATTGTGGATTGTGATGGACCTGATGCACCCAAGCTTGATTAGATCCCAGAGGCCTTGCAGATTTGAAGCCTGGTGGACTTTGAAGGCAAGTTGTTTTAAAGCAGTGGAGGAAGCATGGGACATACCTAGAGTGGCACCAAGCAAAATCTTACAAATTGTGGAGGGGCTTAAGTACTACAAGCAGAAATTGTCTCAGTGGAGTAATCAGCAAAGAGTTGACCATAAGAGAGAAGTCAAAGAACAATTAAAACTTATATCAACCCTACAAGACAGAAATACAGGTCACTTAAATGAAGAGATCAAACAAGTTCAAAAAAGGGTGGATTCCTTGCTGGAAGCTAAAAATctcaaatggaaacaaagagcaagaAAAAGTGGCTGA